The segment CATAAAGCAGGCATCCCTTTGAACTGAAGAAAGCCGTTCCATTTTGCGTAATTCGATTAATAATTTTTGACCATCTTGATACGGTGATTGCGAGATATCGAGAAAAACTAATCGGTAAGGTCCCGGGTCACCTGCAAGGGCATGGGAAATACCGCCTATAAATAGTAAAAAACTCAGACAACTAGCTCTAAAATAACGGTTAAATTTGGGCATAGTCTATTCCTGCTCGGCTCCATATCGCGGTGAGGAAGATTGACGCAGTTAGAGATAAATAACCATATCTTTATTTCCGAATTACTGATTTTCTTTTTGGATATCTATTTTCTTTTAAATAATAGTACAAAAAAGCCCTTTGGCGATTAACCAAAGGGCTTAGATAAACAAAAACTAACGGTTTAATTAGAAGTTGTAGTTAATGCCGATATTATAACGGCGACCTTCTAATTCAGCACCATACGTACCTTTATCTACACGGCGGTCTAATACGTTATAAACACCACCAACAATGTTGGCATTTTTACTGAGTTTATAGCTCGTACCCAGGTCAAACATTGCGTAGGATGGTGTCCCTTTACTCATTTGCTGACCACGACCTTGATAATCTGAAGTTTCACTACGGAAATTCATACGACCCCAAGTTTGTAAATCTTCTGTTGTATCCCAAGTCAAGGTGGTATTTACCATGTGCTTAGGCTGCTTACTCAACGGCTTACCTTTATTTACACCACTTTTTTGCTCTGTGTGCGTATAGGTATAGTTCGCTGCAAATTCGAGGTTATCAAGAATTCCCCAGTTGAAAGTCACTTCAACACCTTGCATTCTTGCTTTGTCAACGTTGGCTTTATCGCTAACAAAACGGTACGGTTTACCTGGGCTGTCACCTTCACCATCGGCTAACGTACAGTCTCTGATTGTGTCAATGCTATTGTCACAACGTCTGATTTCCGTAATTTTATCTTTGAAATCAGTATTATAAATAGTAACCCCAGCAGTTAGGTTATCTTGGTTGTTCCAGATAACACCAATTTCTTCAGTAATACTTTTTTCTGGTTTCAGGTCTGGGTTACCGTAAATAATTGCATTTCCTTTACCGCCACCTGTTGCTTGTCCCCAGTTTGCAGATGATTCACGTAAACTTGGTGCTTTATAGCCTGTAGATACACCACCTTTAATCGTCCACTGCTCATCTGCATGCCAAACACCGTATAAACGAGGAGTCCAATGAGCACCGTAGTTTTCATCATTATCCATTCGCAGACCACCTGTTAATGCAAAGTCATTTGTCATTAACCATTCATCTTCTGCAAATAATGCCCAGCTGTATCTGTCTAACTCGCTATTTCCCGGTAGCTTGTTACTTTGATCTTTTAGCTTTTCCTTACGGTACTGACCACCAATACTGACACTGTGGTCACCCAGTAAGAAAACACTTTGGTTACGGACGACTAAATCTTCTGCCGTCATTTTACGACCTGGATTTTTCGCTTCATCGTACTGAACATAAGTGTCCGTCGATGCAAGATCATAAGTACCTGTATGCGTTAAAGCTACATGGGTCATATCGTACTTACTAAATCCGCTACCATCACCATAAGCAGCGGTATAACCCTCACGATAGTCACGATGCTGGTTATCTTTTTTAAAGTCTAAATCAAAGGCGTTTTGCTCATTTGGTGTCAGTGATAATGTACCGCCACCACTGGTCATGATTTGGCGACCAAATCCATCGATAATTTTATCTTCACTTCGGTGTGAATATTGACCCTGTAACTTGATTCCTAATAAACCATCAACTAATGGTCCCGAGGTATAGAAGCTACCTTGCCCTGTATTACCTGAATTTTTACGTTCTGTAATGGTAGTATCTGCGCGTAAACTGGTTGTCCACTCTTGCTGAACACGACGAGTGATGATGTTGATAACTCCACCCATTGCATCAGAACCGTATAATGATGACATAGGACCACGTACCACTTCGATGCGTTCGATGGCAGGTAATGGTGGTAACCAGCCTTGTTCGATACCTGAACCATCACTATTTGGTCGGATGCTACGTGTATCTACACGTTTCCCATCGATAAGGATCATGGTGTATTTTGCATCCATCCCTCGGATACTAATATCGGAGCTGCTACCACCACCGGTAACAAGAACACCTGGAACATCCTTCAGGGCATCCGTCACATCGCGATACGCTTTAGTTTCTAGCTGTTCACGTGTCACAACGGAAATTGATGCTGGCGCATCTTCAATCTTTTGCTGATATCCTGATGCAGTTGTTACAAAAATTTTATCGCTGCTGTCATCCGCAAAAGCAGGTACCGCAGTGATAGCCGCAATAATGCTAACTGCTATTTTTCTTTTAGTAAAAACAACCATTCCCAATTCTCCAAGAGATTTCTTTATCTTAACAATGAATTTTCTATGCTCAGCATGGGTCGTCTAACGCCCCAACGGTTTATTATTCTTTTGACATGATACTTTCTGAGGTTTACTACTTTTGAAGTTAAATCAATTAAGTAATTAACTCTCATTCGCAGGCGGTAACAATAATGTAAATGGTAATACTTATCAATGCCATTATTGAATGATTCATGACTTTCCGTGATGAATTGTGTGACTTAAGTCAAAGGTTAAATCTTTTGAATCGAGATCTGCGGCGGATTACACATCCGCAGCAGATCAAATTAAAAACGAAGAAAGGTGAGCGCTTGCCAAAAAAAGACTAAATACAAGCGCGAAAAGACAGTAGAGACGGAAGGTTATTGATTAATATTCTGGTTAAATTGTGCGTAACCGCGTTTTGCCGCAGCGTGATACTGTTGGTTTAGTGGTGCTGTCATCTGCTGTGCTATTGCTGTCATTTCAGGGCCTGCGAGTTCAGGTGAACCGGTACGAAACGGTGGGCGCGGATCATATTCAATTGCCAATTCGACAAGGGAGGCAACTTCTTCCCCACGTAAGGCTTTGAGCACCAACAATGAGGCGTCAAATGAACCGGTTGCGGGTCCTGAGGTATAAATCGAACCATCGATGACAACATCACTGCCCCCTACGGCGATTGCCCCTACGTCTGGTAGCATCGGGACAACATTACTATTGCTGGTTGCCCGCTTACCCCGCAATAACCCTGCCGTTCCTAGCATTAACGAGCCATAGCAAGTACCAATCACCGTTTTTGCGGTATGCCCAACCCGAGCAAAAAACTGAATCACTTCAGGATCTTCAATAACCTCTGGAGGCACCATACCCGTGACTAAAACATCTAAATCATCAGGGCACTCATCGAATGTCATTGTTGGCATCGTTGGCCACCCTGTGTAGCCCTCAAGCAACTCTTTACGCTTCCAGATAAAATAAATTTCAGCGCCCACAATAGTAAAAACGGATTGTGCCCCATTAATGTCCATTGGCATAAATCCTGGGCAAACAAAAATACCCACTTTAAGTAAAGACGATTGTTGCGCCCTCCCCCCTGCAATCAGCGCCTGAATTGACGGTGTCGTCAACCCAGCGTCCGTGCTAATGGCATAATCATATTTATTCATTCTATTATCCTTGGTTATTTAATCATCATTATTATACTAATCGGTAAGATAATATATGATATACAATGAAGTAAACTATTTTTGTACTGAATGGTAATAAAATGGCACAAAAAGGTAGACCACGAAATTATGATAGCCATGAAGCGCTAAATAACATCATGGCGTTATTCTGGCGCAAGGGGTATTCCGCGACTTCACTTGAAGATTTGGTTGACAGCACTGCGATGAAAAAGCCGAGTCTCTACGCCGCTTTTGGAAACAAAGCGCGACTGTATGAATTAGCAATGGCACGGTTTGGTGAAATTGCGCAGGCACATTACGCAGCGGCACTTGCTGCTCAATCGCCAAATGAGCCGTTGTTTGCACGACTTAGTCGTTGGCTACGTGCCACCGTATCCTTGTATAACGGAGTGGATGGTAAGACAGGCTGTATGGTGCTCTCCACTGCCGTAGCAGAAACCGATGACCCACAGGTACAAGCCTTCCTAAAAGACGTTATCCTTGCACAGGAGACGATGCTTATTACTTGTATCGAAAAGGAAAAATCGGCCTTACATGAACCTGAAAATGCGCGATTACTGGTAAAAACGCTTATCGCATTGCTGCATTCAGTATCGCTACGAGCAAGAGCGGGTGAAACGGAAGAGGAATTGTCCACGCTAATTGATGCAGGAGAGATGGTGCTGCGTGCAATGCTAGTTATACCGGAAAACACCCAATCAACGTCATCCCCTTAGAAAACAAAAATGGGTAATGTCGTCAGCAAACTCACTGACTCACATTACCCATTAACATCTTAATTTTAAACGAAAATCACTTCTCTAAATTCTCTTTATATGACGGGAAGCTCATCTCTTTATAACGGATAATCGAGGTTTTCTTCACGATTTTATATCCGAACCAGATAGCCAAGAATAGAGGAATACCGATATAGGTTGCAGTGACGCCCACCCAGTCAATTTTATCTTCTAAGAAAGCTTGATAGTTTTGACCCAGTGTAATCACTAAGCACAGGATAAAGGCGAAAATTGGCCCGATTGGGAAGAAACCTGAGCGATATGGCAAGTCATTAAGATCTCTACCTTGCGCAATATAGCCTCTTCTGAAGCGATAATGGCTGATAGCAATCCCTAACCATGCGATAAATCCAGTCATACCCGATGTATTTAATAACCACAAATACACAGTTTGATTACCAAACATTGAGCTTAAAAAGCACAGACCCGCCACAACCGTAGTTGCCAGCAATGCATAACGTGGTACGCCACCTTTTGACAGGCGAGCAAAGATTTTCGGTGCTTTACCTTCACGAGCCAAGGTATACAGCATACGCGTTGAGGCATACATTCCTGAGTTACCCGCAGAGAGAACCGCGGTTAAGATAACGGCGTTCATCACCGCTGCTGCTGATAATAAACCTGCATTTTCAAATACGAGTGTAAATGGACTCACGCTAATATCTTTTACGTCATTACGCAGTAAACTTGGGTCAGTGTAAGGAATAATTAAGCTGATGATTAAAATCGCAAAGATATAGAACAGCAAAATACGCCAGAACACTTTACGCACCGCACGTGGGATATTTTTCGCTGGGTCTTTTGACTCACCCGCCGCAATACCAATTAATTCAGTACCTTGGAATGAGAACCCTACGATCATCGCCACACCAATCATTGCAGAGAAACCACCTGCAAATGGTGCATCACCAATTTCCCAGTTATGCCAACCTGCGTTTTCTGCACCATTCATAATGCCGAAAATCATCAGCACACCGACGACGATAAAAATAATCACCGTAGTCACTTTGATTAGCGAGAACCAATATTCGGCTTCACCGAAGCCTTTAACGGAAATGTAGTTCAGTAAGAAAATGATTGCTAAGAAGATAGCACTCCAGATCCAGCCTGGGGTATCTGGGAACCAGTAGGTCATCACTAATTGTGCAGCGACAAGGTCAACTGCGATAGTGACAGCCCAGTTGTACCAGTAGTTCCAACCTAGTGCGAAACCAAAGCCTTCATCGACATATTTTGCGCCATAAGTCGCAAAGGAGCCGGAGACTGGCATGTATGCCGCTAATTCACCTAAGCTGGTCATTAAGAAATACACCATTAAACCAATAATGGCGTATGAGAGGAGCGCTCCACCCGGTCCAGCTTGTGCTACTGTGGCACCGGATGCCACAAATAAACCGGTTCCGATGGAGCCGCCAATTGCGATCATCGCGAGGTGGCGAGCTTTTAGTTCTCGACGTAATCTTGGTCCGCCGCTCATCGATGTCGTTGTATGTTGTTCTGCCATCTGTTCCCTGTATTTTATTTTCAGTCAATAACGCGGGGGATTCTAACAAACTCAAACGGCAGAACTAAGCAACTCTTTGCTGTTATAAGATACCTTCATAATCCAGCGATAATTATTAGCAAAACACGTTATGGTGAATAAAACGTCAATGACAATAATCCAGCAGATTCGTTATCGCGTTAGAAAGATGCTTCTGACGGTGATAAATCAGGTATAGCGTACGCTCAAGTTGTAACTCTTCCACTTCAAGCTCCACCAGCGTGCCATTCTCTAACTGCTCGGCAATCACGCGTCGAGATAAACAGCTGATACCCATCCCAAAACGTACCGCATGTTTAATCGCTTCGGAATTACCTAACTCCATCAAAATATGGAAGCCTGGAAGGTGTGCGAATAGCAGTTGGTCTAGTACATCGCGCGTACCAGAACCCCTTTCACGCAAGATCCATGGCGCATCTTTTAACTCTTTTAAAGTCACTTTTTTCTGCGCTAATGGGTTACTTGGTGCTGAAAACACCACTAACTCATCTTTTAACCACGGTTTTGAAATGAGTTCTGGACTATGACAGACCCCTTCAATCAGCCCCACATCCGCCCGAAACTCCATCACACCTTTAATGACTTCCTCAGTATTCCCAATGAATAACTCCAGTGGAATTTCAGGATTATCATGACGATACCCAGCTAAAATTTCAGGCAACATATAGTTACCGATTGTGGTACTTGCCGCCAAACGAACTGCGCCCATCTCTTTTTTGAACAGTTGCTCAACTTCAAATGCTTGTTCTAATAACGCTAATGCCTTTGGGTAAAGTAGGCGCCCATGTTCGTTAGTAACAAGTCGTTTACCTACACGGTCAAAAAGTTGCACGCCTAGCTGCCCTTCCAAGTCAGTCAGTGAAGCGCTCACTGCGGACTGCGATAACGCTAATAATTGCGATGCCTGCGTCGTGGAGCCACTTTTCAATACTTCCGTGAAAACTTCAAGCTGCCTCAGTGTAATACGCATACAGAAAGCTCCAAGATGATTATGTAGTTGTAATAATATTGTTAATATTAATCATTTATTAGCAATATACCAGAAGAAACTCTTAATCTATTTTTTAGATAAATAATACATAAACAATCAATTTAGATTATTGAATTTTTTGTTATATGCTTATTCCAACTTAATCTAAGTCGTCATAAAGAGTGTAGTCATGGATAAAACTGGAACCAAAGCAATCACACAAAATAATTCATTCCCTATTCTAAAACTTGTTCCGGGGATCATTTTAGCGGGAATTTTAACAGCCATTGCCATATACCTTGGGGAACAGTCATGGTTTATGGATATTGGGCTGGGCGCTCTCACTCTGGCTATTCTTCTTGGTATTTGTGTGGGAAATACCGTTTACCCTGCTATTAGTACAAGTAGCGATGCAGGGATCAAATTTGCTAAGCACTATTTTTTACGTGCCGGTATTATTCTGTATGGATTTCGCCTTACTTTTCAGCAAATTACCGACGTGGGAGCCACAGGACTGATTATTGATGCCCTGACATTAACCTCCACTTTTTTCTTAGCTTACTGGCTTGGTAAAAAAGTATTCAAACTTGATGATGAAACCACCATGTTAATCGGTGCAGGTAGCAGTATTTGTGGTGCCGCCGCTGTAATGGCAACCGAGCCAGTGGTTAAAGCGTCTGCAAGTAAAGTCGCTGTTGCCGTTTCAACCGTGGTGATCTTCGGTACCATCGGTATTTTTGTCTACCCATGGTTATATCAGTTAAATGCACATTTCGGCTGGATCCCTGCAACTCAAGAAACGTTTGGGATTTATATCGGTTCAACCGTTCATGAAGTCGCCCAAGTGGTTGCCGCAGGTCATACTATTGGTCCAGATGCAGAAAATGCTTCTGTGATAGCAAAAATGTTGCGTGTCATGATGCTGGCACCGTTTTTAATTATCTTGTCTGCATTTATTAGTCGTAAAAATGCGGCCAGCACACAAGAAGGCGCTCAGAAAAGTAAAATTACGATCCCTTGGTTTGCCGTGATTTTTATTTTGGTCGCCGCGTTTAACTCATTCAACTTATTACCTGAACAACTGGTTAAACAAATTATTACGTTAGATACCATCTTATTAGCGATGGCGATGGTGGCATTAGGGTTGACAACGCATGTCAGTGCGATTCGACAAGCGGGGATCAAACCTTTACTGATGGCAGCTATCTTGTTCGCTTGGTTAATTTTTGGCGGTATTGTGATTAACGTTGTTATCCAGTCGGTGTTTTAACCCTCATTTTCTATTTGCTAAGTTTGTCTCCTTTTTTGAGCACCTCCGATTGCCGCTTTTCATAAGCGGCATTTTTTTATTGGTTTCATTTCTTTAATTATTAATGGCATACTCCTGAAAAAAGGAGTCAATCATGAAATATGTTGGAGCACATGTCAGCGCCTCTGGCGGCGTTGACCAAGCAGTGATTCGCGCCCATGAAATTGGAGCCACCGCATTTGCTTTATTTACCAAAAATCAGCGTCAATGGAAAGCCGCCCCCCTTAGCGACGAAGTCATTAAAAGCTTCAAACAAAACTGCGCTAAATACGGTTATGGGAAACACCAAATTTTACCCCACGACAGTTATCTCATTAATTTGGGACACCCTGAATTTGAAGCATTAGAGAAATCTCGCGTCGCTTTTATTGATGAAATGCAGCGTTGCATGCAATTGGGGATTGACCTGCTGAACTTCCATCCCGGCAGCCACCTTAAACAAATTGACGTTGATGATTGCCTAGCCCGCATTGCAGAATCGATCAATATCGCCTTAGAAGAAACTGAAGGCGTTATCGCCGTCATTGAAAATACCGCAGGACAAGGAACAAACCTTGGTTTTGATTTTACGCATTTAGCTAAAATCATCGAACGCGTGAAAGATCAAAGCCGTGTTGGGGTTTGTATAGATACTTGTCATGCCTTTGCAGCTGGTTATGACTTACGTACAGCGGAAGATTGCGAGAAAACATTCCAACAATTTTCTGACATTGTGGGCTTTGAATTCTTAAAAGGTATGCATCTTAATGATGCGAAAAGTGAATTTGCCAGTCGTGTTGACCGCCATCATAGCTTAGGTGAAGGCAATATTGGTTATGCGCCATTTAGCTATATTATGAAAGACCCGCGTTTTGATGGCATTCCTCTGATTTTAGAGACCATCAATCCCGATATTTGGCCACAAGAAATTGCATGGTTAAAATCGCAACAAAATAGCTAACGCTTTCAGTAAATAAGACTGCTAATAAACTAAACGCATAGCAAACAAAAAGGCGGCCTTCTATAAGCCGCCTTCCCAATGAAATAATCGTAAAATAGTTACAATGATTTCATCTCAATTTTTGCCATCATATCGGCCAGTTTATTACGGTTTTTCAAACCCACATCCGGTTGAGAAACCGATAACGCAGAAATTGCAGTCGCCATACGGAGTGTATGTTCGCTAGTCTCACCATTTAATAAGCCGTAAGCTAACCCGGCAACCATTGAATCGCCAGCGCCTACCGTACTGACAACCTCACATTGAGGCGGTTTCGCTAACCAAGAGCCTGAAGCATTTACCCAAAGAGCGCCTTCTTCACCGAGGGAAATAACCACGTGAGAAATGCCTTTATCGCGCAATTCATGCGCCGCAGCAATAACATCTTTTAAATCCGGTAATTTGCGCCCTACCCATGTTTCTAGCTCTTGACGATTAGGTTTAACTAACCATGGTGATGCTTTCAGACCCGCTTTTAATGCTTCGCGGCTGCTATCAAAGATAATACAAGGGCATAACTGACGCAGGCGAGTCATCCAACGTGTGAACTCTTCAGGTTCAATCCCGTTAGGTAAACTTCCACTGACCACCACCATGTCAAAATGACCAAGCCAATTAAGGGATTCCGTGGAAAAACGGTTCCAATCTTCTTTACTGACATCAAAACCAGAGAAATTAAAGTCTGTCGACTCACCGTTATTTTCTGTGAGCTTAACGTTAATGCGTGTACGACCTGGCACCATGCTAAAACGGTTTGCCATGCCATTTTCACTAAAGAAGTGTTGGAATTCTTCTTGGTTGTCCTTACCCATAAAGCCGCTAACAGTGATATCAATACCAAGGTCACGCAGGACTTTCCCCACATTGACCCCTTTACCTCCAGCATTGAGACTAGCGGTCTTAACTAAATTGACTTCACCGACTTCGATGGAAGGGCATAGCCCCACAAGGTCATAAGCAGGATTTAATGTAATTGTAGCAACCCGGCGAGTCATAACCACTTATCTCCCTTATCATTATTGTCTTCGTGCAGACAGTCTTATCACAAGATTTTCAGGGCATAGTTATAACATTAATAACTGTTGGTTTCAGTGATATTTGTATTTTTTCCTGATTGTAATTTGAAAGTAACGTGGCAAAATTCCTTTCTTTATAAAAATAAGAAGAAGGAAAAATAATGTCGGGTCCTCAATACGTTGTTGTTGGTGTCGGTGTGCTGATTACGAACGGCCAAGGGCAAATTCTACTGGGTAAACGTAGCAGCCAACATGCACCTTACTGGTCTATTTTCGGAGGCCACGTTGACCCTGGAGAATCTTTCGAAGCCTGCGCAATCCGTGAAATAAAAGAAGAGATTGG is part of the Providencia zhijiangensis genome and harbors:
- a CDS encoding TetR/AcrR family transcriptional regulator gives rise to the protein MAQKGRPRNYDSHEALNNIMALFWRKGYSATSLEDLVDSTAMKKPSLYAAFGNKARLYELAMARFGEIAQAHYAAALAAQSPNEPLFARLSRWLRATVSLYNGVDGKTGCMVLSTAVAETDDPQVQAFLKDVILAQETMLITCIEKEKSALHEPENARLLVKTLIALLHSVSLRARAGETEEELSTLIDAGEMVLRAMLVIPENTQSTSSP
- the fruK gene encoding 1-phosphofructokinase produces the protein MTRRVATITLNPAYDLVGLCPSIEVGEVNLVKTASLNAGGKGVNVGKVLRDLGIDITVSGFMGKDNQEEFQHFFSENGMANRFSMVPGRTRINVKLTENNGESTDFNFSGFDVSKEDWNRFSTESLNWLGHFDMVVVSGSLPNGIEPEEFTRWMTRLRQLCPCIIFDSSREALKAGLKASPWLVKPNRQELETWVGRKLPDLKDVIAAAHELRDKGISHVVISLGEEGALWVNASGSWLAKPPQCEVVSTVGAGDSMVAGLAYGLLNGETSEHTLRMATAISALSVSQPDVGLKNRNKLADMMAKIEMKSL
- the yieE gene encoding DNA-binding transcriptional regulator YeiE, which produces MRITLRQLEVFTEVLKSGSTTQASQLLALSQSAVSASLTDLEGQLGVQLFDRVGKRLVTNEHGRLLYPKALALLEQAFEVEQLFKKEMGAVRLAASTTIGNYMLPEILAGYRHDNPEIPLELFIGNTEEVIKGVMEFRADVGLIEGVCHSPELISKPWLKDELVVFSAPSNPLAQKKVTLKELKDAPWILRERGSGTRDVLDQLLFAHLPGFHILMELGNSEAIKHAVRFGMGISCLSRRVIAEQLENGTLVELEVEELQLERTLYLIYHRQKHLSNAITNLLDYCH
- a CDS encoding DJ-1/PfpI family protein, producing MNKYDYAISTDAGLTTPSIQALIAGGRAQQSSLLKVGIFVCPGFMPMDINGAQSVFTIVGAEIYFIWKRKELLEGYTGWPTMPTMTFDECPDDLDVLVTGMVPPEVIEDPEVIQFFARVGHTAKTVIGTCYGSLMLGTAGLLRGKRATSNSNVVPMLPDVGAIAVGGSDVVIDGSIYTSGPATGSFDASLLVLKALRGEEVASLVELAIEYDPRPPFRTGSPELAGPEMTAIAQQMTAPLNQQYHAAAKRGYAQFNQNINQ
- a CDS encoding YeiH family protein codes for the protein MDKTGTKAITQNNSFPILKLVPGIILAGILTAIAIYLGEQSWFMDIGLGALTLAILLGICVGNTVYPAISTSSDAGIKFAKHYFLRAGIILYGFRLTFQQITDVGATGLIIDALTLTSTFFLAYWLGKKVFKLDDETTMLIGAGSSICGAAAVMATEPVVKASASKVAVAVSTVVIFGTIGIFVYPWLYQLNAHFGWIPATQETFGIYIGSTVHEVAQVVAAGHTIGPDAENASVIAKMLRVMMLAPFLIILSAFISRKNAASTQEGAQKSKITIPWFAVIFILVAAFNSFNLLPEQLVKQIITLDTILLAMAMVALGLTTHVSAIRQAGIKPLLMAAILFAWLIFGGIVINVVIQSVF
- the nfo gene encoding deoxyribonuclease IV codes for the protein MKYVGAHVSASGGVDQAVIRAHEIGATAFALFTKNQRQWKAAPLSDEVIKSFKQNCAKYGYGKHQILPHDSYLINLGHPEFEALEKSRVAFIDEMQRCMQLGIDLLNFHPGSHLKQIDVDDCLARIAESINIALEETEGVIAVIENTAGQGTNLGFDFTHLAKIIERVKDQSRVGVCIDTCHAFAAGYDLRTAEDCEKTFQQFSDIVGFEFLKGMHLNDAKSEFASRVDRHHSLGEGNIGYAPFSYIMKDPRFDGIPLILETINPDIWPQEIAWLKSQQNS
- a CDS encoding amino acid permease is translated as MAEQHTTTSMSGGPRLRRELKARHLAMIAIGGSIGTGLFVASGATVAQAGPGGALLSYAIIGLMVYFLMTSLGELAAYMPVSGSFATYGAKYVDEGFGFALGWNYWYNWAVTIAVDLVAAQLVMTYWFPDTPGWIWSAIFLAIIFLLNYISVKGFGEAEYWFSLIKVTTVIIFIVVGVLMIFGIMNGAENAGWHNWEIGDAPFAGGFSAMIGVAMIVGFSFQGTELIGIAAGESKDPAKNIPRAVRKVFWRILLFYIFAILIISLIIPYTDPSLLRNDVKDISVSPFTLVFENAGLLSAAAVMNAVILTAVLSAGNSGMYASTRMLYTLAREGKAPKIFARLSKGGVPRYALLATTVVAGLCFLSSMFGNQTVYLWLLNTSGMTGFIAWLGIAISHYRFRRGYIAQGRDLNDLPYRSGFFPIGPIFAFILCLVITLGQNYQAFLEDKIDWVGVTATYIGIPLFLAIWFGYKIVKKTSIIRYKEMSFPSYKENLEK
- a CDS encoding ligand-gated channel protein yields the protein MVVFTKRKIAVSIIAAITAVPAFADDSSDKIFVTTASGYQQKIEDAPASISVVTREQLETKAYRDVTDALKDVPGVLVTGGGSSSDISIRGMDAKYTMILIDGKRVDTRSIRPNSDGSGIEQGWLPPLPAIERIEVVRGPMSSLYGSDAMGGVINIITRRVQQEWTTSLRADTTITERKNSGNTGQGSFYTSGPLVDGLLGIKLQGQYSHRSEDKIIDGFGRQIMTSGGGTLSLTPNEQNAFDLDFKKDNQHRDYREGYTAAYGDGSGFSKYDMTHVALTHTGTYDLASTDTYVQYDEAKNPGRKMTAEDLVVRNQSVFLLGDHSVSIGGQYRKEKLKDQSNKLPGNSELDRYSWALFAEDEWLMTNDFALTGGLRMDNDENYGAHWTPRLYGVWHADEQWTIKGGVSTGYKAPSLRESSANWGQATGGGKGNAIIYGNPDLKPEKSITEEIGVIWNNQDNLTAGVTIYNTDFKDKITEIRRCDNSIDTIRDCTLADGEGDSPGKPYRFVSDKANVDKARMQGVEVTFNWGILDNLEFAANYTYTHTEQKSGVNKGKPLSKQPKHMVNTTLTWDTTEDLQTWGRMNFRSETSDYQGRGQQMSKGTPSYAMFDLGTSYKLSKNANIVGGVYNVLDRRVDKGTYGAELEGRRYNIGINYNF